One Glycine soja cultivar W05 chromosome 7, ASM419377v2, whole genome shotgun sequence genomic window, TTGACTTGCTATGTTATCCCCTGTATTTCATGAGCAGTCACTTGCCATATTCTATAGTTAGTTTTAATGATTGACTGCATTATAAAAAACTAGAAAGCAACTGTGTGTCTTTGAAAAGGAGATGAATTAATGAATACATTGTGATCTTGTTTCAATTCTTTTGTGGACATATTGCAGTAGAGGTGTTCAATAGTCTACTAATATTGCACAAACTGGTTTAAGTCAGCATGCTTAAATTTGCCCTGGGGTTTGTATGTGGTGTGGTGGATCGGCTGGTTTTATGTATTCAATTGGTGGGTCCTAGGCTTTTTTGCTTACTCTGAGTTTCATTTACCAAATTAGTGCATTGCATATAGTTTGATCCATATGTAGCTTTTCTAAAGTGGCTAAAtaaatctaattttatctttgattCTGTTGTAATGTGTGTTAATTTGGTATTTCCAGCTAATGGTGGCATAATATTGTTTCAGCATATTAAATAATTGTAGACAGAAATTATTGAAAGATATGAATGAATTGGGATATGTTGCCCTTGGGGcaaatgaatttgaaaaggaAACTTTACAAACTACTATActaatggaaaataaaaaaatttgaaccataacaGGGCATAACAGGGTATCTAACAATACACCAAGCACATCGGGCTGTACTTAAATTTGCTTCAAACCACCCAACTTCAGAATTATTAAAATCCATACAATATAAAGCGCTTTACAGTTATTCTATTTATATGCAGTTGCTGGTCTACAATTCATAACCAAAAACCCATCCTTAATGGGCTTAATTAGTTGCAGGTGCAGTCTCCTTCTTTTCCTACATGACGAACTAATGCCACTAAGTAACTAACTATTCCACTATGGGTTATCTAACAGAATATCACTATGGTCTGTATCTAAACAAATCTCTACTAATGTGTGCACTGCCAAACTAATTGCATTACATTTCTGTCTATCTAGAATAGCATCCTAGATATGAAAATAGATAATACTAGACATAGCACTGgcagaacataaaaaaaaacagatatatTGAATAATATCACAATAAAGCACCCATATATATGTTGATATCCTCTACAATAATATCACTGCAGCCCAGGTCTAATTCTTAATTATGCATTAATGATTGTATGTTCATACACATAAATACATATCACGGTATTATATAACTGCAGGCACAtgttaaaaaattgtcttattataaatttattaatatttataaaagtaagttttattttttttttgaaatgcaaagataatttatattactaaaaaagtaccagaggtactacaaCATAAAAAGTAGGGATCCTGTACAAGCaggaacaaaaacaaacaaaaaacaacaagcCCCCACCCTGCCCTACAatgaaaacattaattaaatactaGACGCATTGCTGAAGACCACCACTGGAAAGGAACCTTGAAGTCCCTTTCCCAACCCCACAGCCAAGTCCACATGAGAAAAAGAGTTGAATCAGCCAGCTTAGAGATATCGAAGGGTTGATTATGAAAAATCAACTCATTTCTGAACTTCCAGATTGTATTTGTAACTGCTATCCACCACATCTTCCATCTTCTATTAGACCTCTTTGATCCTGCTAAAGGATGATGCTGGAGGAAGTTATCGATGGGCCTACAATGGATGACCCTATCTTCCTTCACCCAAGAAAAGAAATCCCACAAGAGAGGCAGAACCTTAGCACATGAGAAGAACAAATGAGAAGCGGATTCAGGTTGGCTATGCCAGAAGGGACAAAGGCCATTGTCAATGAGGATTTGTCTCTTAATTAAATTGTCCTTAGTAGGGAGTCTATCCCATAACAATCTCCAAGCAAAAGTTAAGGCTTTAGGAGGAATTTTAATCTCCCAAAGTTGCTGAAAACCCAGGTGCTGGCCTTCATAAAATTGCTCAGATTTGATAACTTGATATGCAGTTTTAGTAGATAAATTCCCATTAGGTTCAGCTCTCCATGTCCATGTGTCCTGCAGATTGATGTTAAGCTTAATTGCTGATATTTGATCAATAAATTTTGAAGCTGTCTCCATCTCATTATGAAATAGATGTCTTCTCCAAGAAAGGTTCCAGACCCACTCATTTTCAGAGCAAAACCCCACGTCTCCCAGCCTACAAAGTCTTTGGGAAGAAATTCTGAAAAGTTCAGGGAATTGGTCTTTTAAGGGAGTCCCCTCATCAGCCCAAGGATCTTCCCAAAAGAGGAACTGATCTCCCCTACCCACCTTCCAGCAAATTTGGTTAAGAGGAGGATTCATACTCTGGTGTTGGATGATGGCTCTTAGGTCATCCCACCAAGTAGAAAAATAGTGCTTTTTAGGCCCTTGATCTAATCCCCTCCAACCATGGTATTTGGAGACCAAAATCCTGTTCCAAAGCTGATGATGCTGGTGGAACAACATCCATTTCCATTTGAATAAGAGAGACTTGTTTAGTTGTTATTCGTTATGGTTCGAGTAATAATAACGATAACAATTCAGCCTGAAttgtttgatattgattttctttcttgcagaaaacaaagaggggaacgagcaacaatttgaaggttgtacattcaggaactaaagaattcaaaatagctagtaataagagggatttgtttttgggattttctgagcaccaagaggggctacgcaagaagcttgcacttgaggagggaagcatatttgcagctaatgaacaactttcttaactatttgtcatGCAGATTTGACTGTTTattttgctaatatgtaaatataaatagtataaggctatggcttatggacatggtcttttttacccctaacaatcttagaagtaaatatagaccatgttttaCGCCATAGCCTTATACTATTGTGATTTACATATTAACAAAAAGAAGCAGCAAAAGTCTgaaaggacaaatagttaacaaagttgttcattagctgcaaatttccttccctcctcaagtgcaagcttcttgcgtagccccTCTTaatgctcagaaaatcccaaaaacaaatccctcttattactagctattttgaattctttagttcctaaatgtacaaccttcaaattgttgctcgttcccctctttgttttctgcaaaaaatcaaatcaaaatcaaacaggTTTTTCCAGCAGAGATTTCCAAAACCTATGCAGTGCAGGCCACAGCTGAATGGGATATCCTTCAGTAACATTGGCCAACAGCAAAATCAGATGTTGGTGTCTAATTTTTATGAGGAGGAAATAAGGGCTTTCAACAAGGAACTACTTGGAAAATGGAGGTGGGATATGCTTCAGCAAAGTAACAAGTTATGGTCCAAGATACTGCATTCCAAGTATGGTGGATGGAGATCATTGGTGGAAGGCAGTAGAAGGAATAATGAGTCAGGTTGGTGGAAAGACTTAATGGAGGTTACACATGACCAACAGATGAATTCTATCCTCCAAGATGGCACTACTTGGAGGGTGGGATGCggggataaaataaaattctgggAGGACTCATGGGCTGGACACGGAAAGGctcaaaagataaaataaaattctgggAGATCAAAAATTTTGGGATATCATGAGCCCAGAGTTTAGAAGATTTGTAGATGAGTTCTATGTCAATGGCAGCTTTCCTAATGGAAGTAATGCTTCCTTTGTGGCATTGATTCCTAAAATGAATCATCCTCAGTCCTTCAATGATTATAGGCCTATATCCTTGATAGGTTGTATGTATAAAATTATAGCCAAGTTGCTGTCTAATAGATTGAGGTCTGTTATGGATGGGTTAATTGATGAAAGGCAGTTTGCCTTCATTAAAGGAAGACATATCCTCCATGGTATCTTGATACTCAATGAGGTGGTTGAGGAGGCAAGGAGAAACAAGAAACCAGTGATGATATTTAAggtggattttgaaaaggcCTATGATTCAGTGTCTTGGTCTTTTTTGGACTACATGCTGTTTAGATTGGGGTTCTGCCCAAAATGGAGATCATGGATATCAGCTTGCCTCCACTCAGCTTCTATATCAGTTTTGATTAATGGTAGCCCCTCTAAGGAATTTACACCTACAAGGGGTTTGAGACAAGGGGACCCTCTAGCTCCCTTGCTCTTTAATATTGTAGGAGAAGGCATTACCGGTATGATGAGACAAGCAGTCCACAAAAATTTCTATAGAAGCTTCTTGGTTGGAAAGACGAAGGAACCTATCAACATTTTACAGTATGCTGATGATACTGTTTTTGTTGGAGAGGCTGTGTGGGACAACATTCTTGTTATTAAGGCCTTATTAAGAGGATATGAACTAGTTTCTggtttaaagattaattttgctAAAAGTCAGTTTGGGATTATTGGTGGTGGTGTCAATTGGGCTTTGGAAGCAGCTAACACCCTGCACTGCCGGCAGCTGGAGTATCCTTTCCTCTATCTTGGCATACCCATTGGGGATAATCCCTCAAGTCAGCTGGTGTGGGATCCTATTGTTATGAAAGATTATGAAAGCAGCCCCTTGGGATATCCCTCAAGTGTGATATCCCTTCAAAGGAATTTTCTGTGGGGTGGAGACATTGATCATAAAAAAATCCCTTGGGTGAAATGGGATGATATTTGTTTGCCTAAGTCTGATGGGGGACTGGGGATAAAGGATATCTCCAAATTCAACTTAGCTTTGTTGGGTAGATGGTTATGGGCTTTTGCATCTGATCAGCATCAGCTATGGGTTAGAGTTTTAACCTCTAAATATGGTGGCTGGTCAGAATTTCAATATAATAGAGACAGAAGGGCCTATTCTCATTGGTGGAGAGACATTAGAAGCTTGTATCATCAGTTGGACTGCAGTATTTTTAAAGAGAACTTGTCTTGGAAGGTTGGGTGTGGGGAAAATATCAAATTCTGGTCTGACAATTGGCTAGGGGAACAATACACCCTACAGCAGAAGTACAACCAGCTTTTCCTCATAAGTAGACAACAAAAGGCTCTCATGTCACAAATGGGCCATTTTAACAATAATAGCTAGTGCTGGGACTTGAGGTGGAGGAGGAACCTATTTGATCATGAAAGTCAGATGGCTGTTCAGTTTTTGGAGGAGATCAGCAATGTGCCTATTCAAAGCCAGGTCAAGGATAATATGATATGGTTGCCTGAACCTAATGGACAGTACACCACTAGGTCAGCTTATAGTTTATGTATGAATACCAGGTCAGTAAATTCTGAAGACAAGATCTTTAAGACAATTTGGCAGCTGCATATTCCCCCTCGGGCAGTCATTTTCTGTTGGAGACTTCTGAAGAATAGACTCCCTACGAAGGTCAACCTCTTAAGAAGAAATGTTTTTACTCAGGCAACCACGTGCTCCTTATGTGATTGTGTGCAAGAAGATGCAGCTCATTTGTTCTTTAACTGTAAAAAGACAATTGGACTGTGGTGGGAATCTCTGAGCTGGGTTCGGGGAGCAGGTCCACTTTCCATTAATCCTGTTCACCACTTCTATCAATTCTGTGATGGGTTTGGGACAAATGTGAATTATACTACAAGGTGTGGGTGGTGGATTGCCTTAACGTGCTCTATATGGCAGCATAGGAATCAACTGATTTTCCAAGGAAAACCTTTTGATCCTTGTAAAGTCATGGACTATGCTATTTATCTAGCTTGGTCTTGGATAAAGGCTAAGGATAAAGATTTTAGTACTAGTTTCAACCAAAAGGAAGAAACATAAATACCCATTACAGTGGGATATAGTATGCATTTACAATCAATGCCAGTGGCATGGCTTGCAATTGCAAGGTTCCACTCTATAGTCTATATCAATTCAACACCTTTTATTGAATCCTACcgcaaaaaaaagggaagtcaACCTGAAATTTAATCTTTAAGGTATTTTGCAATTTACAGTTGGGGTTCCATGCCAAACATATAAGCAGCCCCCAACAAGGTTTTGGGCCTGCAAGTATTACCTACCATTTGATATTAGGACAATGCCATATTTGGTGTGTGGGCATGAAATTACCATACACATCTTAATATCTACTATTCACCTAATATGTTCAATGTTATGTGAGGGCTTGGGATGGCCTTCAAGCCCATGTCGCTTAAATCTTaatcatgttttaaaataaaattaatccagtcaaataaaaatcatgaaataaattataaattattatatgcaTGTAGAGGGGAAAATACAGTTATAAACAAAACaattagaaattttttgaaagatcaaataacataaaaaaaagggtGGTTTCTTTGGCTATTTTTGCAGCAAGTTAGTGGTTTTTTTTAGTGGTTTAAGTGGTGACGGTGAACTAAAGGGACTTGAGTTCTAGTTTCATCTCTATTATTTGTCATCATCCAGTGGACGTGCTGGGGGTAGTTATCggacatgttttttttaaaagcaacgATATTTGATTAATAAGCACCAAAGAtgctaaaaacagaaaatagcaAGTAGCAGGAAGCTACTGCATCAATACCCACACGATCTGCCAAGAGAAACAATATCTCCACAACAACACACACCTACTTGAGAGTAAAtctatcaaaataaaatgtagCTTTTTTTTGGATGTTGCAGGTTTTGAACTAAAGACTTGAGGCTTGTGACATTTAATTAAACAACGAAATAACTAAAGACTTGCAAGTGTAATATAAATCTTCATCTATTTTATGTTAAAGTTGTTGACAATGTGCATGCCACAATAAACAAGGAAATAACTTCTGCCTGCTGGTACAAACCTTAACaatattttggttttttatttcctattttcCTAAATAATTATCATCTTCTGTACAGTTTATTTGTGACCTTCAAAGATTTGTATAAAAAACCGTGAAAACAACCAAGTTCATGtcacattttaatatttctttgcgAAAACACAGAGTGAAAGCAGGAAATCTGGTAGGAAATATTTAACGTTTAACGTTGCCTTGAAATTGAAATATGGCAAAAGAGTAAAAGGTAAGAAGTGATACCTTAAATTTGACACTATTGCATAATGTCAAGGATTGTACCAGTGATTGAGGATTGATGTGGGGCAAAAATGCCTTTAGAGATTAGCATTAGAAGGTGCTATTCTTCCTTCCCAGACTTATCTCAACATGTTCCACCGCTAGTAGTGGATGTTTGGACCACTATAAAACACACACAAGTACACCCATTTTACTATCCACTTATTTCCCAATTCAACCATTTGTCActctttatctttttcatttcatGAATCAATTCCTACATTACTCAATCAATACTGATCCATCTTCCACGTATAAAGAACACTTTACAGAAACATTTAccttattcaaataaaattacttgCGTAAATTCTgcttatataaacaaaattagttaataatagATTGTCTACTACTACTGTTCAAGAAAGCAAATCAAAGTTGCTGATATTTTAGCAAAACAGTGTCTACTACTACTGTTTTAGAATTTTTGACATTGTTCCTTATTTCATTGGTATTACATAATTAGCATATACACGTTTCATCCACGTGGTTTagttatcaatttaaatttgtgaaGTTATTATACACATGATTTGTTATGTTCTGTATCTTTGATCTGCCAATATTTGTTCTCTACCTCATCTAAGTAACtaatattcatatttaaaataaaaactgccCTTGTGTCGTTCTTTACAAATATGGGAGTCTACGATATCAAATCAACTATTCAAATAAAGGACAAGTCATTTAAAATAAAGGGCAGCAAACACGTGTAGAGATTATAAAGGACAAATATTTGATATATgcacaaatatgtttttaacaGAAAAATTGATGGGTAATTCAAATATACTATTTGGTATGAAGGACTTACTAGAATGTCATTCCACACTATGTCTTTTAGCGTTTCAGGTACGTCTTTCCAATTATTGTGGATAATGGGAACCTTTTCTCGCGCCACTACGCCTAGGTAGCTGTGGAACTTTTCACGCATCGGTCCCGATGCTCTCCCGGTAGCGGGATCCACATAAACTGCCGGTCTGGGCTGATCCACGGTTCTTAATGTCAATGTTCTCAACCGTGTCGTTGTTCTACTCCTCTTGGAAGTCGCCTCTGATTGACCATCGGACTGCGGGGGAGACGTCGGATCTGTGGCCATGatcctgtaaaaaaaatacacaattaatATTAATCTTCAGATTTACAAATTAACCACAGCAAAGGCGTACtagtaaaataatcattatatttacacattaaACAAAGCAAAGGCGTACtagtaaaataatcattatatttacacattaaACAAAGCATTACTTTCGCACTCAGCCTGTAGGAATGTTTTCCCATagaccttcatcatgatctacaCGATTTGCATGTCCATCATCCACTTCATCAGCTTCATTCATTGAAGGCAATTGTTTCGAAAAACCAGACATTTGAGCAATGTCAAGGGTTGACTCATCGTTATGGTAATTCATTCCACTTGGTCTTCCTTGCAGAACCACACACAATCTTGAATTACATGGATCTTGTACATAGAAAACTTGTCTGGCTTGTGCTGCCATAATGAAAGGTTCCTCCATATATGCCACCTTACTAAGGTCTACCAAAGTAAATCCCAATGGATCTTGAAACACACCCGTTGTCCCGTTGACCCACTGACACTTAAAAACAGGCACTCTAAATGCTGTATAATCAACCTCCCAAATTTCTTGAATGACACCAAAGTAAGACATGGATGCTCGAATGGGGTTGTTGTCCGATGTACTGCAAAAGTGATCCGAATCAGCATCAACACAGACCCCGCTGTTTTGTACCAAACTTTTATCATCTTGGGACTTTGTGTAGAATGAATAATTGTTAATGTCATACCCCTTCCATGTAGGGACATTCAGATTTGGGCCAATGGCTAACAATGTCAGTCTTCTGGAAACAGTTTTATCAGCAACTATTGTTTGTCTAAACCAATTTATGAAAGTTTTGTTGTGCTCTTGCAATAccctcatcatgttcattttgGGGTGACTATctctaacatgttttttgtgAGCCTCAATGTACGGAAACACCTCTGTTGTGttgtttaatatatacaaatgtgcTTGTGACacgtcatgtctagtcattgtCACAACATTGTATCCACGAGTACCCTTTCCGGCTTTTGGCTGCTCATGCCGGGATGCAGGAACACCAACAGGTTTCAATGAGTCAATGTACTGTGAGGCAAACTCAATGCATTCTTCAGCAACGTATCTTTCCACTATTGAGGCCTCTGGTCGATGTCGATTCTTCGTATAACCCTTTAAGACCTTCATGTACCGCTCAACTGGATACATCCATCTAAAATACACAGGACCACAAGACCTTATTTCCCTTACCAGATGAACAACTAAGTGTACcataatgtcaaaaaatgaaggagggAAAAACATCTCCATTTGACAAAGGACAATGGAAACCTCATCTTCCAAAGCATCCAACTGTTTAGGGTCAATGACCTTCGCACATATagcattaaaaatgaaacacaagCGACTGATTGCAACACGGACCTTCTCAGGCAATGTTCCGCGGATTGCAACAGGCAAAAGTTGTTGCATtaacacatgacaatcatgCGATTTCAAGCCAACCAACTTAAGCTCATTCACAGACACAAGACTCTTGATGTTTGAAGAGTAGCCTTGTGGGACTTTCATATTACGCAAGCATTCACAAAAACTTCTCTTTTCAGCTGTTGACATTGTATAACAGGCTGGGGGCAGATATGTCCTGGTACCTTTTGAGATAGGATGCAAAACCTGACGTATACCCATGTCAACCAAGTCTTGACGACACTTgaaaccatcctttgtcttgcctttcATGTTTAGGAGGGTCCCAATTAAagaatcacaaacatttttctcgacATGCATCACGTCTATACAATGCCTAACATGATGATCGGACCAGTACgcaagatcaaagaaaatagacTTCTTTTTCCACATGTTTGAAGTGGATGATGGTTTTTTTGGGGACTTGCCGAACATATTTTCGACATCCTTGACCCGCTGATATACTTCATCACCAGTTAATGGAATTGGCGCGGTTTCATGTTCTTGAGTTCCATCGAATGCCTTCTTCAATCGTCGATACGGATGAAACTGTTTGAGAAATCTTCGGTGCCTAGTATAGACagtcttctttccatgtttaAGTTGGCGGAAACTTGTATTTTGCTCACATATAGGACATGCGTGATGTCCTTTGACACTATATCCACTTAAATTTCCGTAGGCTGGAAAGTCATTTATGGTACAAAAAACCATTGCACGCAACTTGAAAGCATGCTGCAAATTTGCGTCCCATACATCAACCCCTTCATCCCACAATTTCCGCAAATCGTCAATTAAAGGTCTTAGATATACGTCGATATCATTACCTGGTTGTCTTGGACCAGCTATCATCATACTCAGCATAACAtactttcgcttcatgcacaaccacggAGGGAGATTATAAATGAACAGCAAAACGGGCCATGAGCTATGGTTAGTAGTTAATGTTCCAAATGGGTTCATTCCGTCTGTTGCAAGACCAAGCCTTAAATTTCTAGGCTCGGCCCCAAAGTCAGGATATAGACGATCAATTTCCTTCCATTGCGGGCTATCTGCAGGATGTCGCATCAATCCATCTGATTTTTTGGTATTTGCATGCCACATAAGGTTTTTTGCATCTTCCCCATTAGCAAACAACCGCTTAAACCTTCGTATTATTGGGAGATACCAACACACCTTCGCTGGACGGCGGTTGGCGGCAGATACTAGTACAGTAGAATCTCCGTTGCTCGTTTTGTACCTTGAAACCCCGCACACAGGGCAGTCATGTAGTTCAGCAAATTCACCTCTGTACAAAATGCAGTCATTAcaacatgcatgaattttttCGTACTGCATCCCAACTGGACATAAAATCTTCTTTGCTTCGTAGTGATTCTTTGGCAACACGTTATCAGCAGGAAGAATTGTTTTCAACAACATCAGCAACTCACTAAAActcttgtcactccacccaaattGGGCCTTCAAGTTAACTAGAGCTAACACAGCAGACAACTTTGTGAAAGATGTGCAGCCGGAATACAAAGGCATTTTTGAATCAACTTCTATGTTGTCATACAACGCTGCATGTGCCTCTTCAAACCCCTCTTGCCCAAGATCGCGAATCATTTCTTCTATAGGATTTCCACTGGCTGCAGTAACATCGTCAGGCTGTGACATGTCAGCTGTATCGAGGGAttccccatgccatatccactttGTGTAGCTACGAATTATTCCCTCACAAATAAGATGAGTTCTTATGTCATCAATTGTTTGGCGTCTCCCATTTGCACACTTCACACATGGACAAAAAAATTTCCCCCACATAGGTTCCGCTTTACTTTGAGCAAACTGCAAAAACTCTTCAACACCATTCTCGTACTCTTCAGTGATACGTGATgcgttcatccaacttcgatccatgttaCACCTTCTATGTAAAACGTTAGTGGCTTAGGGATTACTTGACATGCATCACAAGCAT contains:
- the LOC114420495 gene encoding uncharacterized protein LOC114420495, producing MAVQFLEEISNVPIQSQVKDNMIWLPEPNGQYTTRSAYSLCMNTRSVNSEDKIFKTIWQLHIPPRAVIFCWRLLKNRLPTKVNLLRRNVFTQATTCSLCDCVQEDAAHLFFNCKKTIGLWWESLSWVRGAGPLSINPVHHFYQFCDGFGTNVNYTTRCGWWIALTCSIWQHRNQLIFQGKPFDPCKVMDYAIYLAWSWIKAKDKDFSTSFNQKEET
- the LOC114420496 gene encoding uncharacterized protein LOC114420496, whose product is MDRSWMNASRITEEYENGVEEFLQFAQSKAEPMWGKFFCPCVKCANGRRQTIDDIRTHLICEGIIRSYTKWIWHGESLDTADMSQPDDVTAASGNPIEEMIRDLGQEGFEEAHAALYDNIEVDSKMPLYSGCTSFTKLSAVLALVNLKAQFGWSDKSFSELLMLLKTILPADNVLPKNHYEAKKILCPVGMQYEKIHACCNDCILYRGEFAELHDCPVCGVSRYKTSNGDSTVLVSAANRRPAKVCWYLPIIRRFKRLFANGEDAKNLMWHANTKKSDGLMRHPADSPQWKEIDRLYPDFGAEPRNLRLGLATDGMNPFGTLTTNHSSWPVLLFIYNLPPWLCMKRKYVMLSMMIAGPRQPGNDIDVYLRPLIDDLRKLWDEGVDVWDANLQHAFKLRAMVFCTINDFPAYGNLSGYSVKGHHACPICEQNTSFRQLKHGKKTVYTRHRRFLKQFHPYRRLKKAFDGTQEHETAPIPLTGDEVYQRVKDVENMFGKSPKKPSSTSNMWKKKSIFFDLAYWSDHHVRHCIDVMHVEKNVCDSLIGTLLNMKGKTKDGFKCRQDLVDMGIRQVLHPISKGTRTYLPPACYTMSTAEKRSFCECLRNMKVPQGYSSNIKSLVSVNELKLVGLKSHDCHVLMQQLLPVAIRGTLPEKVRVAISRLCFIFNAICAKVIDPKQLDALEDEVSIVLCQMEMFFPPSFFDIMVHLVVHLVREIRSCGPVYFRWMYPVERYMKVLKGYTKNRHRPEASIVERYVAEECIEFASQYIDSLKPVGVPASRHEQPKAGKGTRGYNVVTMTRHDVSQAHLYILNNTTEVFPYIEAHKKHVRDSHPKMNMMRVLQEHNKTFINWFRQTIVADKTVSRRLTLLAIGPNLNVPTWKGYDINNYSFYTKSQDDKSLVQNSGVCVDADSDHFCSTSDNNPIRASMSYFGVIQEIWEVDYTAFRVPVFKCQWVNGTTGVFQDPLGFTLVDLSKVAYMEEPFIMAAQARQVFYVQDPCNSRLCVVLQGRPSGMNYHNDESTLDIAQMSGFSKQLPSMNEADEVDDGHANRVDHDEGLWENIPTG